One genomic window of Pirellulales bacterium includes the following:
- a CDS encoding ATP-binding cassette domain-containing protein translates to MAVSFNESFIVPSATTGAASRALRPSEAPSVAVRGLNHSYGDGELAKQVLFDNQLELLPGEIVIMTGPSGSGKTTLLTLIGGLRSVQQGSLLVLGSEMRDLDEADLTRVRRKIGFIFQAHNLFESLTAFQNVRMALELEPRTAEEMKRRCIELLTQLGLGQRLDHKPAALSGGQRQRVAIARALASSPRLILADEPTAALDRQSGRDVIQLFQDVAERLKTTILIVTHDNRILDAAHRIVNMVDGRIISNVHVKESAEIVAFLRRCPLFNTLTPGQIGTMADEVAYERHPAGTTIVRKGDPGDKFYVIKSGTIKIVDREKLGAEQEPHLKSGEFFGEVALMTGEPRNATVIAETDAELYSLGKSEFAAVLKGSETFEEEFRKVVFERQ, encoded by the coding sequence ATGGCAGTGTCATTCAATGAATCGTTTATTGTGCCGTCAGCGACCACCGGCGCAGCTTCCCGAGCTTTGCGGCCGAGCGAGGCGCCAAGCGTCGCTGTGCGCGGGCTGAATCACAGCTATGGCGACGGCGAGCTTGCCAAGCAAGTGCTGTTTGACAATCAGTTGGAGCTTTTGCCGGGTGAGATCGTCATCATGACGGGGCCTTCGGGTTCGGGAAAAACCACCTTGCTCACGTTGATTGGCGGACTGCGGAGCGTGCAGCAAGGTTCGTTGCTAGTGCTTGGATCGGAAATGCGAGACCTGGACGAGGCGGATCTGACGCGAGTGCGGCGCAAAATCGGCTTCATCTTTCAGGCGCATAATTTGTTCGAGTCGCTGACCGCATTTCAGAATGTGCGGATGGCGCTGGAACTGGAGCCGCGCACGGCGGAGGAAATGAAGCGCCGCTGCATTGAGCTGCTGACGCAATTGGGGTTGGGACAGCGGCTCGATCACAAGCCGGCGGCGCTCTCTGGCGGACAGCGGCAGCGCGTGGCCATAGCGCGGGCGCTGGCGAGCTCACCTCGCTTGATCTTGGCCGACGAACCGACAGCCGCACTGGATCGTCAATCGGGGCGCGACGTGATTCAACTGTTTCAGGACGTGGCTGAGCGGCTAAAGACCACGATCTTAATCGTGACGCACGACAATCGCATACTAGACGCCGCGCATCGCATCGTGAATATGGTCGATGGCCGCATTATCTCGAACGTGCATGTGAAAGAATCGGCGGAGATTGTGGCGTTCTTGCGGCGCTGCCCTTTGTTCAACACGCTGACGCCGGGACAGATCGGCACCATGGCCGACGAAGTGGCCTACGAGCGGCATCCGGCAGGAACGACCATTGTGCGCAAGGGAGATCCTGGGGACAAATTTTATGTAATCAAGAGCGGCACAATCAAAATCGTGGACCGAGAAAAGCTCGGCGCCGAGCAGGAACCGCACCTCAAGAGCGGAGAGTTTTTTGGCGAAGTGGCGCTCATGACGGGCGAGCCACGCAATGCGACCGTAATCGCCGAAACCGACGCGGAGTTGTACTCGCTGGGCAAGTCGGAGTTCGCCGCGGTGCTTAAGGGGAGCGAAACGTTCGAAGAGGAGTTTCGCAAGGTCGTCTTTGAACGACAGTGA
- a CDS encoding DASS family sodium-coupled anion symporter: MALWWVTEAIPVAVTGLLPLVLFPLLDLAPARDVAAAYGNRLLFLFLGGFLIALAVEESGLHRRLALAVIAWVGGGASRLILGMILATGLLSMWMSNTATTILMLPIATSLMTHVDACVADEALRRRFGTALMLGVAYAASLGGMATLIGTPTNVLFKELYIATLGERAPPITFGGWMLMAAPLSLTLLVLCWALLAKLLFPVGNESVGGHEMIAIERARLGPLRPVEWRAGAIFVITALLWVFREPLAGWGWAPLIGWGKSSSGAEPVDDATIAVFMALVCFIIPRDRLVGRPLLEWRRATDVPWGVLLLFGGGLALAQGMAHTGLDKYLGGAIGDRLVGMSPVVIAIVLALGVTLLSELTSNIACVNITLPVMASLAQSIECDPRLLMLPAALAASCGFMLPVATAPNAIAYGTGRISARQMLWAGLWLDLVCVLAIVLFVFVIGVPALGVSLHGLPDWARPAP; the protein is encoded by the coding sequence ATGGCGCTTTGGTGGGTCACAGAAGCGATTCCCGTGGCAGTTACCGGCCTGTTGCCGCTCGTGTTGTTTCCACTGCTCGATCTTGCGCCAGCCCGCGATGTGGCGGCCGCTTACGGCAATCGACTTTTGTTTCTATTTCTGGGCGGCTTTCTCATCGCGTTGGCGGTGGAGGAAAGCGGTCTCCACCGCCGCTTGGCGCTAGCCGTCATAGCCTGGGTTGGCGGCGGCGCATCGAGATTGATCCTTGGCATGATCCTCGCGACGGGCCTTTTATCGATGTGGATGTCGAACACCGCCACCACCATCCTGATGCTCCCCATCGCCACCAGTCTGATGACCCATGTCGACGCTTGTGTCGCCGACGAAGCGCTGCGCCGCCGCTTTGGCACGGCGCTCATGCTTGGTGTGGCCTACGCCGCTAGCCTCGGCGGTATGGCCACTCTGATCGGCACCCCTACCAACGTGCTGTTCAAGGAACTATATATCGCCACCCTGGGAGAGCGCGCCCCGCCCATTACCTTTGGCGGCTGGATGCTCATGGCCGCACCATTGTCGCTCACCTTGCTCGTCCTTTGCTGGGCGCTCTTGGCCAAGCTGCTGTTCCCTGTCGGCAACGAAAGTGTCGGCGGCCACGAAATGATTGCCATCGAACGCGCTCGGCTCGGCCCGCTGCGCCCCGTCGAATGGCGCGCCGGCGCCATCTTCGTGATCACCGCGCTGTTATGGGTCTTTCGCGAACCGCTCGCCGGCTGGGGCTGGGCGCCCTTGATCGGCTGGGGCAAGTCTTCCAGCGGCGCCGAACCGGTCGACGACGCCACCATCGCCGTCTTCATGGCGCTCGTCTGTTTCATCATTCCGCGCGATCGACTAGTCGGTCGCCCCCTTTTGGAATGGAGGCGCGCAACCGATGTTCCTTGGGGTGTGTTGCTCCTATTTGGAGGTGGGTTGGCGCTAGCGCAAGGCATGGCCCACACCGGGCTCGACAAATACCTGGGCGGCGCCATCGGCGACCGACTCGTTGGCATGTCGCCGGTCGTCATCGCGATCGTGCTCGCGCTTGGGGTCACATTGCTGTCGGAACTCACCAGCAACATCGCCTGCGTGAACATCACCTTGCCCGTCATGGCCTCGTTGGCGCAGAGCATCGAATGCGATCCGCGCCTCTTGATGCTGCCGGCCGCGCTGGCCGCCAGTTGCGGCTTTATGCTGCCGGTGGCTACCGCGCCCAACGCCATTGCCTACGGCACGGGCCGTATCTCCGCCCGCCAAATGCTGTGGGCTGGCCTGTGGCTCGATCTGGTCTGCGTGTTGGCGATTGTGCTGTTTGTATTTGTAATTGGCGTCCCGGCCCTTGGTGTTAGCCTGCACGGATTACCCGACTGGGCTCGTCCCGCGCCGTAG
- the devC gene encoding ABC transporter permease DevC gives MKRPRTNLAWSNLTHSWRTLALAVFGIGFAVLLMTMQIGFRNAMLDSTVAAIEQLNADLVITSTARYAFGVPERFSRRRLQQSLAMEGVAAAYPLYVETRTAMLENSATGIGHPIRVFAFEPNDPVFRLPEIREQQSALATLNTALFDIKSKREYGAMDTGTQTDLSGRTIRIVGTFALGTDFANDGNLMIGARSMAAIFRRPRAGQDGMGEVDIGLIRLKEPGQAHVLQARLLEVLPDDVNVLTRAGFGRQERQFWQRSTPVGFVFGLGTVMGFLVGIIFCYQILYSDISDHLAEFATLKAMGYSKGYFVGVVFQEALLLALFGFAPGIAVAGILYWILGSMTGLLLDLTVPRALLILALTLGMCLASAALAVRKVLSSDPAELF, from the coding sequence TTGAAGAGACCTCGAACCAATCTGGCTTGGAGCAATCTGACACATAGTTGGCGTACGTTGGCGTTGGCCGTTTTCGGCATTGGCTTCGCCGTGCTGCTGATGACCATGCAGATTGGCTTTCGCAACGCAATGCTCGATAGCACGGTAGCCGCCATCGAGCAGTTGAACGCCGATCTCGTGATCACCAGCACCGCGCGTTACGCGTTCGGCGTGCCAGAGCGATTTTCGCGACGCCGATTGCAGCAATCGTTGGCCATGGAGGGCGTGGCGGCTGCTTATCCCCTGTATGTCGAGACGAGAACGGCGATGTTGGAGAACAGCGCTACTGGCATCGGACATCCAATTAGGGTGTTCGCGTTCGAGCCGAACGATCCGGTGTTTCGTTTGCCAGAGATTCGCGAGCAACAAAGCGCGCTCGCCACGCTCAACACAGCGCTGTTCGACATCAAATCGAAGCGCGAATACGGCGCCATGGACACGGGAACTCAAACGGATTTGAGCGGTCGAACGATTCGAATTGTGGGCACATTCGCGCTCGGCACCGACTTTGCCAACGACGGCAACTTGATGATTGGCGCCAGGTCCATGGCGGCGATTTTTCGCCGTCCCCGCGCAGGTCAGGATGGGATGGGAGAAGTCGACATTGGGTTGATACGATTGAAAGAGCCAGGGCAAGCCCATGTGTTACAGGCACGCTTGTTGGAGGTTCTGCCCGACGACGTCAATGTGCTGACTCGGGCCGGCTTTGGCCGGCAAGAGCGCCAGTTCTGGCAACGAAGCACTCCGGTGGGGTTTGTCTTTGGCTTGGGGACCGTGATGGGCTTTTTGGTGGGAATCATCTTCTGCTATCAAATTCTGTATTCCGATATTTCAGACCATCTGGCGGAGTTCGCCACCTTGAAGGCAATGGGGTATTCGAAGGGTTACTTCGTCGGAGTGGTGTTTCAAGAGGCGCTGCTCTTGGCACTATTTGGGTTTGCGCCGGGAATCGCGGTGGCCGGAATATTGTATTGGATCTTGGGAAGTATGACGGGGCTATTGTTGGATTTAACCGTGCCGCGTGCGCTGCTCATTCTCGCACTGACCTTGGGCATGTGCCTGGCGTCGGCGGCGCTGGCGGTGCGAAAGGTGCTCTCCAGCGACCCCGCGGAGTTGTTTTGA
- the ilvB gene encoding biosynthetic-type acetolactate synthase large subunit, which translates to MLVATIAAPTTSASTSGELVNGADILVQSLVNHGVEVIFAYPGGASMPLHQALTKFRDSIRTILPRHEQGGGFSAQGYARTTGRPGVCMATSGPGATNLVTAIADAKMDSIPLIAITGQVPTPVIGTDAFQETPIVEVCRGITKHHYLVTDVADLARVMREAFHVATTGRPGPVLVDVPKNVQISKIVPDYDEPLQLPGYRVEVRRARPEQIAQVAAAIKRSKRPVIYAGGGVIASEASPELNDLVRRTGIPTTMTLMGLGAFPGDEALSLDMLGMHGSVYANYAVDQCDLLIALGVRFDDRVTGKVAEFAKGAKIVHIDVDPSEINKNKAAHIPIISDVKYALTELNKIVEKPDDISAWVKQVAQWKRDEPFSYDREFAGIVPQHAIEVLSRLCAQRDTIVTVGVGQHQMWAAQHFKFRKPRTWLSSSGLGTMGFGLPAALGAQAAHPESLVIDIDGDGSFLMNVQEMATATCEKLPVKVLLLNNQHLGMVMQWEDRFHAGNRAHTYLGPIDNPEAIGQGNGIGPQSRYPDFVTIAKGFGWQARFVSEKKELERALTEMIDSDGPYLLDVQVPYQEHVLPMIPSGMTVKDMIK; encoded by the coding sequence ATTCTCGTGGCAACTATCGCTGCTCCAACAACTTCCGCCTCGACCTCTGGAGAATTGGTCAATGGGGCCGATATTCTGGTGCAGTCGCTGGTGAACCACGGAGTTGAGGTGATCTTTGCCTATCCGGGCGGAGCCAGCATGCCGCTACACCAAGCGCTGACCAAGTTTCGGGACTCGATACGGACAATTTTGCCGCGACATGAGCAGGGCGGTGGCTTTTCAGCCCAAGGATACGCCCGCACTACCGGCCGGCCGGGGGTGTGCATGGCGACCAGCGGACCGGGCGCGACCAACCTGGTGACGGCGATTGCCGACGCCAAGATGGACTCGATTCCGCTGATTGCGATTACCGGTCAGGTGCCGACGCCGGTAATTGGGACCGACGCGTTTCAGGAGACGCCGATCGTCGAGGTGTGTCGCGGGATCACCAAGCATCACTATCTGGTGACCGACGTGGCCGACTTGGCGCGGGTGATGCGAGAGGCGTTTCATGTGGCCACCACCGGTCGGCCAGGGCCGGTGCTAGTGGACGTGCCAAAGAACGTGCAGATTTCGAAGATCGTGCCCGACTACGACGAGCCGTTGCAATTGCCGGGTTATCGGGTGGAAGTGCGGCGAGCGCGGCCGGAGCAGATTGCGCAGGTGGCGGCGGCGATCAAGCGCTCGAAGCGCCCCGTGATTTACGCCGGCGGCGGGGTGATCGCGTCGGAGGCGTCGCCGGAGTTAAACGATTTGGTGCGGCGGACGGGGATTCCGACCACTATGACGTTGATGGGGCTCGGCGCTTTTCCTGGAGATGAGGCGCTATCGCTCGACATGCTGGGGATGCACGGCAGCGTGTACGCCAACTACGCGGTGGATCAGTGCGATTTGCTGATCGCCTTGGGTGTGCGATTCGACGACCGCGTGACGGGCAAGGTGGCGGAGTTCGCCAAGGGAGCGAAAATTGTCCATATCGACGTCGATCCCTCGGAGATCAACAAGAACAAGGCGGCGCACATTCCGATCATCAGCGATGTGAAGTACGCGCTGACTGAGTTGAACAAGATCGTTGAAAAGCCGGACGATATTTCGGCCTGGGTCAAACAAGTCGCCCAGTGGAAGCGCGACGAACCGTTTAGCTACGACCGCGAGTTTGCGGGCATTGTGCCGCAACACGCCATTGAGGTCTTATCTCGGTTGTGCGCCCAGCGCGACACGATTGTGACGGTGGGTGTGGGGCAGCATCAGATGTGGGCGGCGCAGCACTTCAAGTTCCGCAAGCCGCGCACATGGCTATCTAGTTCGGGGTTGGGGACGATGGGGTTTGGTCTGCCCGCGGCGCTAGGCGCGCAGGCGGCGCACCCCGAGAGTCTGGTGATCGACATCGATGGCGACGGCAGCTTCTTGATGAACGTGCAAGAGATGGCGACCGCCACCTGCGAGAAGTTGCCGGTCAAAGTGTTGTTGCTCAACAACCAACACCTGGGGATGGTGATGCAGTGGGAAGATCGATTCCATGCCGGCAATCGGGCGCACACTTATCTGGGGCCGATCGACAATCCGGAGGCGATCGGCCAGGGAAACGGCATTGGCCCGCAGTCGCGGTATCCCGACTTTGTAACCATCGCCAAAGGGTTTGGGTGGCAGGCGCGCTTCGTGAGCGAGAAAAAAGAGTTGGAGCGGGCGCTGACGGAGATGATCGACTCCGACGGCCCCTACTTGCTCGACGTGCAGGTGCCGTATCAGGAGCATGTGCTGCCGATGATACCGTCGGGCATGACCGTGAAGGACATGATTAAGTAG
- a CDS encoding HlyD family efflux transporter periplasmic adaptor subunit, whose amino-acid sequence MSRWLTLVIMLLVVGAIGVAAWRYRAGRDISPENQAAREAAVQGMPTKRDSIAALGRLLPKGGVIDVGALAGSRVGQILVAEGQTVASGDPLAHMQEHALRETELAFARTQLAEAEEKLKAELAYAESVVRESQIGLEQSKLQVNQVAMQQKKVEQLAASAELANKNLERLTGLSERVVSAQQHEEAELRAQQARMELAAAKEQLEQSHTSQQLAVVGAKARLAAAQVKLDRTPAAAPLESLRQGVKLAELKLEQSIVRAPIDGRVLRILLQPGEVVGQQPIMQLGAVQQMEVVAEVYETDIGLIRSGQRALITSPALPEKLDGTVEQIGTMVAQNEVMSLDPASRADVRVVPVHIRLENSEAAARLVNLQVDVLIQVEATPASGNERVGSALHTPSSESQYARAPVE is encoded by the coding sequence GTGTCGCGTTGGTTGACGCTCGTCATCATGTTGTTGGTGGTTGGCGCCATTGGCGTTGCCGCATGGCGTTATCGCGCTGGTCGCGACATCTCGCCAGAGAACCAGGCGGCGCGCGAGGCAGCCGTGCAAGGCATGCCTACCAAGCGAGATTCGATCGCCGCGCTGGGTCGACTGCTCCCCAAGGGAGGCGTGATCGACGTCGGCGCGCTGGCCGGTTCACGCGTGGGCCAAATCTTAGTCGCCGAGGGTCAAACCGTCGCCTCCGGCGATCCACTGGCGCATATGCAAGAGCATGCGCTGCGGGAGACAGAATTGGCCTTTGCACGGACGCAGCTTGCCGAGGCGGAAGAGAAGCTCAAGGCGGAACTTGCCTACGCTGAGTCGGTGGTGCGCGAATCGCAGATTGGTTTAGAGCAGTCCAAGCTGCAGGTGAACCAGGTAGCGATGCAGCAAAAGAAGGTGGAGCAGTTGGCCGCCAGCGCCGAATTGGCCAACAAGAATCTCGAACGCTTGACGGGCTTGAGTGAACGTGTCGTGTCTGCACAGCAACACGAGGAAGCTGAGTTGCGAGCGCAGCAGGCGCGCATGGAACTTGCCGCAGCGAAGGAACAGCTTGAGCAATCGCACACGTCTCAGCAATTGGCGGTGGTAGGCGCCAAAGCTCGTTTGGCGGCAGCGCAGGTCAAACTCGACCGCACGCCCGCGGCTGCGCCGCTGGAATCACTGCGGCAGGGAGTGAAACTGGCGGAGCTGAAATTGGAACAATCGATCGTTCGCGCGCCGATCGACGGCCGCGTGCTGCGGATCTTGCTGCAACCGGGCGAAGTGGTCGGACAACAACCAATCATGCAGTTGGGCGCCGTGCAGCAGATGGAGGTGGTAGCGGAAGTTTACGAAACCGACATTGGCCTGATTCGATCGGGCCAGCGGGCGCTCATCACGAGCCCCGCGCTACCCGAAAAGCTTGACGGCACAGTCGAGCAGATTGGCACAATGGTCGCGCAGAACGAGGTCATGAGCCTTGATCCGGCGTCCCGGGCCGATGTTCGCGTGGTGCCGGTGCATATTCGATTGGAGAACAGCGAAGCAGCCGCGCGGCTGGTGAATCTGCAGGTGGACGTGTTGATCCAGGTCGAAGCGACGCCTGCCAGTGGCAACGAACGCGTGGGGTCGGCACTTCATACGCCATCGTCCGAATCTCAATACGCACGCGCGCCCGTCGAGTGA
- a CDS encoding glycosyltransferase family 4 protein produces MTTRPGGALTVLAGLLRAWRRADDVELMVLASVPQTIQTLHDLQLDIHVESNAARRGPISRAVWQRFFTGFWLRDHHVDVLINNNHYLSGVSCPQVVHHHNLWRFMTPELGIAAGRGWRDRLRDRAARRALHRAAANVFVSQFLRTQAEQFVPDSSSRYHVVPNCLDDVRVGAPVSSAPTSDTRTLLAVQSANPHKDNLTLVCALAQLRGAAPMFDWRLEFAGSAGRADWAPVRQLAEQLGVAAHIDWLGFLDRHQLNARLRAAFCLVASSRLESSGLTLIEAMAVGCPVVATRIGAFEEYAGDAALLFSPGHAEELAAAVKRLEEPELRERLIGLGRQRAQRYRWSEWSPKFLEIVRHAATLKSPRSER; encoded by the coding sequence ATGACCACCAGGCCCGGCGGCGCCCTCACGGTGCTCGCTGGATTGCTCCGGGCGTGGCGCCGCGCGGATGACGTGGAGTTGATGGTGCTCGCCAGTGTGCCGCAGACCATTCAAACACTTCACGATCTCCAGCTTGACATCCATGTTGAATCAAACGCAGCGCGGCGCGGCCCCATTTCGCGTGCCGTCTGGCAGCGATTCTTCACAGGATTCTGGCTGCGCGACCATCACGTCGACGTGCTCATCAACAACAATCACTACCTGTCGGGAGTATCCTGCCCGCAGGTGGTGCATCATCACAACCTGTGGCGATTCATGACCCCCGAACTCGGCATTGCAGCGGGCCGAGGTTGGCGCGATCGGCTGCGCGATCGCGCCGCGCGTCGCGCGCTTCATCGCGCCGCGGCGAATGTCTTTGTCTCGCAATTTCTACGCACGCAGGCCGAGCAGTTCGTTCCGGATTCCTCGTCGCGCTATCACGTAGTTCCCAACTGCCTGGACGACGTCAGAGTGGGCGCCCCAGTAAGTTCGGCTCCGACCAGTGATACACGCACGCTGCTGGCGGTGCAAAGCGCCAATCCACACAAAGACAACCTCACCTTGGTCTGTGCGCTGGCTCAGCTTCGCGGCGCCGCTCCAATGTTCGATTGGCGGCTCGAGTTCGCCGGCAGCGCCGGTCGTGCCGATTGGGCGCCGGTCCGGCAACTGGCCGAGCAACTTGGAGTCGCCGCGCACATCGACTGGCTGGGATTTCTCGATCGCCACCAATTGAACGCGCGTTTGCGCGCCGCTTTTTGCCTCGTGGCCAGCAGTCGACTGGAATCGAGCGGCCTCACCCTGATCGAAGCGATGGCCGTTGGCTGTCCAGTGGTCGCCACACGGATCGGCGCGTTTGAAGAATACGCAGGCGACGCCGCCTTGCTATTTTCGCCTGGCCACGCAGAAGAGTTGGCCGCGGCCGTCAAGCGACTCGAAGAGCCGGAGTTGCGCGAGCGATTAATTGGTCTCGGCCGCCAGCGTGCCCAAAGGTATCGCTGGTCAGAGTGGTCGCCGAAGTTTCTCGAAATTGTGCGTCATGCGGCTACTTTGAAATCGCCAAGATCCGAGCGGTAA
- a CDS encoding SDR family oxidoreductase, producing MELLGRIAVVTGSSSGIGRAVALELARAGADVLIHARESWEAAEETARSVAALGRQATVVLADLARHGDQDALVEAAYQWRGEVDAWVNNAGADVLTGDGAGWGFEQKLEAVWQVDVTATMRLTRAIGERMKTRGHGAIINIGWDQATQGMAGDSGELFAASKGAIMAFSKSAALSLAPQVRVNCVAPGWVKTAWGEQASEAWQKRAVRESQLGRWGSPEDVARAARFLASPESSFLTGQVINVNGGFRPR from the coding sequence ATGGAATTACTTGGCAGAATCGCGGTCGTTACAGGTTCAAGCAGCGGCATTGGGCGGGCAGTCGCGTTGGAACTGGCCCGCGCCGGAGCGGATGTTTTGATTCACGCCCGTGAGTCATGGGAGGCGGCCGAGGAGACTGCCCGTTCCGTGGCAGCGTTGGGGCGCCAAGCAACCGTGGTCTTAGCGGACCTGGCTCGCCACGGCGACCAAGACGCATTGGTGGAGGCGGCTTATCAGTGGCGCGGCGAAGTCGATGCGTGGGTGAACAATGCGGGCGCCGATGTGTTGACCGGCGACGGCGCCGGATGGGGCTTTGAACAGAAGCTGGAAGCGGTTTGGCAGGTCGACGTGACGGCGACAATGCGCCTGACGCGAGCCATTGGCGAGCGGATGAAGACGCGCGGGCATGGCGCAATCATCAACATCGGCTGGGACCAGGCGACCCAAGGCATGGCGGGGGACAGTGGTGAGTTGTTCGCTGCCAGCAAAGGGGCCATTATGGCGTTTTCGAAAAGCGCTGCCCTATCGTTGGCGCCTCAAGTGCGTGTGAATTGCGTGGCGCCGGGCTGGGTCAAGACAGCCTGGGGAGAACAAGCCAGCGAGGCGTGGCAGAAGCGCGCGGTTCGCGAGTCGCAACTTGGCCGCTGGGGGTCGCCAGAGGACGTGGCAAGGGCAGCTCGCTTTTTGGCGTCACCAGAGTCGAGCTTTCTCACCGGGCAGGTAATCAACGTGAACGGCGGCTTCAGGCCGCGCTAG
- a CDS encoding (2Fe-2S) ferredoxin domain-containing protein — translation MPRFQSLLFVCCNTRETSHPRGCCNPDASDALRNAFQSEIKRRSLGPLVRACKSGCLEQCELGPTVVIYPQGIWYGHVTPADVPRIVEETLIGGRVLDDLVIDESLLNTRGRGSTPPTDH, via the coding sequence ATGCCGCGTTTTCAGAGTCTCTTGTTCGTCTGCTGCAACACGCGCGAAACCAGTCATCCACGCGGCTGCTGCAACCCCGACGCGTCCGATGCTCTGCGAAACGCCTTTCAAAGCGAGATCAAGCGCCGCAGTCTCGGGCCGCTGGTGCGAGCCTGCAAGTCGGGCTGCCTGGAACAATGTGAACTGGGGCCGACCGTGGTTATTTATCCACAAGGGATTTGGTATGGTCACGTCACACCCGCCGACGTGCCTCGGATCGTGGAAGAAACATTGATCGGCGGTCGTGTGCTGGACGATCTCGTAATTGATGAAAGTTTGCTGAACACGCGCGGGCGCGGTTCGACGCCGCCGACAGATCACTAA
- the devC gene encoding ABC transporter permease DevC: MKTPLAWHNLIHDWLRTLVALAGVGFAVVLIFLQLGFYGSVLETATLIYSRLNYDLLLRSREYLHVSRPGAFPRVRLYQALGLVEVSSVATLEVGYVAWRNPDTNQRRAILVMAFPPDERVFTLPQIERQQSALQETGNVLLDRRSRPEFGPQSIGVSTDVGRQRLRIAGLFDMGTGFAADGAILTGEGTYRRLFPGRPTTDTSLGLIRLRSGDDPVAVRNQLAAILPPDVEALTRAEIERQEQRHWTTQTSVGVVLGTGVVVAVIVGVAIVYQVLASSISAHMAEYATLKAIGYSSPSMSWMVIQQALILAVIGFVPGLVVAQILYWVTRAWAHIPVDMTWSRIAAVLCGSLAMCSLAAVLSLRKVYSADPAELF, translated from the coding sequence GTGAAAACGCCGCTTGCCTGGCACAACTTGATCCACGATTGGCTGCGAACGCTGGTGGCACTGGCGGGCGTGGGATTTGCGGTGGTGCTGATCTTTTTGCAGCTTGGCTTCTACGGTTCAGTGCTGGAGACCGCCACGCTGATCTATTCGCGATTGAATTACGACTTGCTGCTTCGCTCGCGCGAGTATCTGCATGTATCGCGACCAGGCGCATTTCCGCGGGTGCGGCTGTATCAAGCGTTGGGGCTTGTAGAGGTGTCGTCGGTGGCGACGCTGGAAGTGGGATATGTTGCCTGGCGTAACCCGGATACAAATCAGCGCCGCGCGATCTTGGTGATGGCGTTTCCGCCGGACGAGCGCGTGTTCACGTTGCCCCAGATTGAACGGCAACAATCGGCGCTACAAGAGACGGGCAATGTGTTGCTCGATCGGCGCAGCCGTCCAGAATTTGGGCCGCAGTCGATTGGCGTGTCGACCGATGTGGGACGGCAGCGGCTACGAATTGCCGGCCTATTCGACATGGGGACTGGTTTTGCAGCCGATGGAGCGATTCTGACGGGAGAGGGAACCTACCGGCGATTGTTTCCGGGGCGCCCGACGACCGATACGAGTCTGGGACTGATTCGACTGCGCAGCGGCGACGACCCTGTCGCCGTGCGAAACCAGCTTGCCGCGATTCTTCCGCCCGATGTGGAAGCGCTGACTCGGGCCGAAATTGAGCGGCAGGAGCAGCGACATTGGACGACGCAAACCTCAGTGGGAGTGGTGCTGGGCACGGGGGTGGTCGTGGCGGTGATCGTGGGAGTGGCGATCGTCTATCAAGTGCTAGCGAGCAGCATCTCGGCGCATATGGCGGAGTACGCCACGCTGAAGGCGATTGGCTACAGTTCACCGTCCATGTCGTGGATGGTGATACAGCAGGCGTTGATCCTGGCGGTGATTGGGTTTGTGCCGGGGTTGGTGGTGGCGCAGATCTTGTATTGGGTCACGCGAGCTTGGGCGCATATTCCGGTGGATATGACATGGAGCCGGATTGCGGCCGTGCTGTGCGGATCGCTAGCCATGTGTTCGTTGGCGGCGGTGTTGTCGCTGCGCAAAGTGTATTCGGCCGACCCGGCGGAGCTGTTCTGA